A section of the Lineus longissimus chromosome 1, tnLinLong1.2, whole genome shotgun sequence genome encodes:
- the LOC135483123 gene encoding uncharacterized protein LOC135483123 isoform X1: MDRPPDNWQEYLQAGLHPFSLALSQQSEASGSEAATRERRESNIHQTSERLTESRDRQSVPTDLTSRAHHPGSDAPWRPDDFPSAASWGNPPDPPPVSRAEVTASASTQNPSYRMESTQEPPQKKVKNSEQYGSIYPGSLIQNGSNPPSQGSDGRGLPSFSPASSRKQPALPSFSSMFWPGTAPKTTGLPSFQDFTKTTPEQFQNAPMLPNFAWNMFSPVQDSSRFDTSSPRFSPWGFNGYPLSLTPNSGKSSPAHAPEHPTYLDSSSSASSVSDLRTNVPCDAQPDYSLKKTHKRSKSHSQIPKSSPKSKTVKDFLLDRVDESSKTSSASPPQQGGSEMEHVYQNIAPSLHPDARLYQMPLEPGEIVRDRSRLHDTQMQHTAGLLGVSSSASQAMVPTDLSKYSAEKHNQGNKMSEKDAELKEKSADALAREQQRTSYSSGYSSMVSPPAKSYVAKSVLPCSQLPPHTSSSGDVQVLPPYSESSVTSSRPASTTSFTSLDSNVSVQNPATGKKLQTEEEFRELDRDTERDILRRIFACQSLELCDPKAIASRPKTFTSPETSHLHTKQEMVSPNPKPKKKKKLKKPKEGPPPPAPFMPGQYPLPAGISGEGMTSSGDEPVHSSLAWQPAAVVSPSSAGLTDLSPGSKLPGQISETNTDRTPAWPLNLDSNPSTTSSNGSSENISHSTGSTVQGLISHSNSSASTTSSHSVHKDPPNVISYEHLKNCMTPEQLMLSAYSKDFHARIQKHLLQTRDARIPSDVQAHKTKNSTPSPKEGKPTFGVQGSYDQLSQTSQESSNLQNPSKHSMPGPDFNRQFMEFVGKASPSNSKGKSATGGIHYARNSPHIPKISSDSVALHSQSSDCGVPHSQSSDGVVPRSHTSDGVVPRSQSSDGVVPRSHTSDSAAPHSQSLDSFTTSGMNTSSGQDSLDKLLALSNTIPMAPAESAIAKLDRVISSVDVGDGQQSSHLSRLADFNGSCNSSESAGHSGQRTESQGLHSGQRTESQGLANVLCQPLVSNVSSPKVEQQENGIVQPVYRPKVECPPNRVLIPPLPEVKVEKQDSGTVAPLPQMKIECPPNQVLIPPPPEMNRTPDFKDSAPLNENKLKDPYAFDESPPPVSYPTQQTHYGYPTVLESQQMSGSYPRSNTQPMPVMDGGADAYRMSGAYPPSSNTPLPPQPRMSESGYVNASGSYRMEINTGGNNERMNVKQEDLPPQAQVAFDKNLDLLRRLKTNTQETPHCNCRKEDDLNNKEKSKYRNFNEKDEGPFYTHLGSGRSIPEIREEMERRTGFKGNAIRIEKVLYSGKEGRTTQGCPVAKWIIRRSGPEEKVLVVVRQRAGHFCDATVIIIVIVAWEGVVRNVADDLYNHLIRVLPNYGQETERRCGANEQKTCACQGFDPSLAGASFSFGCSWSMFFNGCKFSRSRCAKKFKLKDESEEEEIERRFQNLATDMAPVYRTFAPQSYSNQCFYEDESNECRLGLKPGRPFSGVTSCVDFCAHAHKDLHNMQNGCTVVVTLTKHRGFEKPKDEQLHVLPLYVLDPTDESGSYEGQNEKIRNGSLEVLTNYYTITRVRGTPKKPKKKNKTGSAKKDDSSPKTPRGRKPKSTTDVNKSVSDQNNMYFDSKTVKEKKQKKEKLEWDEERAVTPMSEPALPFWPGQGMPGMPLMPVQSPNGMMYPYPLPSGYMPHPAFPFPPPFMAMHPWMGMGAYPEQGYPPGRMDQFQQKQKKKPGPKGPRKKKTSAPDVKPGHTQSGMDSKLTVTSDVKPKPEPVERSGSLSSLQEVLDNVHESVRESLSQGPNSPIIGATVRTDPSLGSILNLNTPDFASRTGGEKEQFTDNLQSILDDVHKYVKESLSPSPGSPRGIPPSSHITNSGQNTPSKPQALDSSSTEQASHVFQNGVSQNPGSITGQAIHSSPGLQMKSPPESSDSQHVFVPEGLKPTMPPPNCSESPYAVEACSSLRLSESINTPPPSQGPIRTGEHLLPKISKESFQLNRSTEFTANLATHQLPQFPKDSFSRENTSDLQTNIRMNTSGPEQSVQNTASSLENLQSNSVEDCFRHECSTQNTERIAETAFKTAPTVRPLSLPTECRSELQRSTEDSGSQKELLTAKQDNSRSSPLNDKLSDPLRPGPSLPGEPRQEGNTSTGGSLQQGYTNQGIDVANGQRRSAVMGNFESCVQSVHSPVSNSNGQFLPHHQSMHNKPQATSRENLSQNPSLHNTAIMSGQPSAMIPSTTQSSSADMFQNLDHLQEILDGVHKSVKKSLIERPMSASPKNVSPVPSPLVKEYPHPPIDMDLTSGRTYPSSGMAGRPDVHMPMSMSEPLNRPGQHGNSELSNSAGPPDKSGPLHMSGPNTSGPNISGQRVLSGPPAPYFSSMGMPRPIMSCPSGPPVMKKNTASSQRMSSVDHLDDILSSVHAQVKEFVESSENDMLQSDSDAMQGLHFQSGAMQANHNKSTSAPSSSFHSDKNQPKLNSSAIQPQTADHMHLKLEQMSKFVSGKSKLDPAFSIDALASMFTSDPLKNIENFRNEMLSATGLSAQQSQTLPSYPNEQRGNSGSQFKDDHSPNSFMSRPNVPHPHQNQCEDPSGLVGGENRQNNMQKHLQKNSQDYPCQPDGASLPYPRDVERLRRDNVGDLRKPVAVLTQDGAAFQARSPIAHPNSPSPRTPPHSGITPVMERPRSREQSPDSRFTANSFQMDQFQKFSPLTSSVGPRISADPQGRMHSPVTQSIGSDSGPQHDLMNQFHDKMPNAENIDFFAQMAHTTSGSSFPGSIQPKIPVPHRVASPLGQKRDTNIEKMLPFAMPKLPASLLSPLIPSSPSTPKHNGQGPTSPFTQGPEPLSQPQRRMESPIPMAHAKSPSHAPRSQHSPAFDVIPGLQSYSTPSPAHTPKPAWQGPPGIPQPNIGEVHPSMPRNQGADWPMNLSAEAMDRSRPHDQHSRTASHPNTPLTPHGRPWQEGGADKPLDLSAERPMRHDSVTLFNPFDDYPSPRQAPNKVSYERTPVLEQAHHQEKDYANVRDLQARNDPSEEETLLHHQVRRNDTVFVRNPFDVDMPYPPNTSCPPLSPHSKLNRQEKFAQCSSQDGKGDAPKQDPEFNLHLLSEAVAMRADTPQPHLMQHDGQGLPLNKEHFNHPGQYQAKQSNINYSQGQHGSMPMEQTLYQQPMSNKSSVNSKPGSRNTLQSDFLPMQEPDGCQRDVPLAEPPKPPPDREYISDNEEVFHDKQSGGVAIALSHGAVLFEVAKRELHATTALKNPNRYSPTRISIVFYQHKNLNNRQHGWAEWEAKMEAKMEGRRKEAEERRQELIGQGEVTPDNKGEKGQKRTNDKVEDSEEQEIEPFVPPVYRYMWDTNVKHGTTMTNDTVVTKWKKPQCIISGPYQKWI, encoded by the exons AATCCTAGTTACAGAATGGAGAGTACGCAAGAACCTCCACAGAAAAAG GTTAAAAACAGCGAACAATATGGCAGCATTTACCCAGGATCCCTCATTCAAAATGGCAGCAACCCTCCCAGTCAAGGCAGCGATGGGCGAGGCCTCCCGAGCTTCTCGCCAGCATCATCCAGGAAACAACCAGCACTACCATCATTCAGCTCGATGTTCTGGCCAGGCACCGCCCCAAAAACCACCGGCCTACCATCATTTCAAGATTTCACCAAAACAACACCAGAACAGTTCCAGAATGCTCCAATGTTACCCAACTTTGCATGGAATATGTTCAGCCCGGTCCAGGATAGTAGTAGATTTGATACGTCATCACCCAGATTCTCACCGTGGGGATTTAACGGTTATCCATTATCACTGACGCCTAACTCAGGGAAATCGTCACCTGCGCACGCCCCTGAGCACCCAACTTATctggacagtagtagctctgcaTCATCTGTCTCCGATCTTAGGACGAATGTGCCGTGTGATGCCCAGCCCGATTACTCTTTGAAGAAAACACACAAAAGGTCCAAGTCACACTCACAAATTCCGAAATCGTCTCCAAAGTCAAAAACTGTGAAAGACTTTTTGCTTGATCGGGTTGACGAATCGAGCAAGACGAGCAGTGCGTCTCCACCCCAGCAGGGAGGAAGTGAGATGGAACACGTTTATCAAAATATTGCACCTTCGTTACACCCTGATGCAAGACTTTACCAAATGCCCTTGGAACCGGGGGAAATAGTGCGTGATCGAAGTCGTCTGCATGACACTCAGATGCAGCATACAGCAGGCCTTCTTGGTGTTAGTAGTTCCGCATCTCAGGCAATGGTGCCGACCGATCTGTCGAAATACTCAGCAGAAAAACATAACCAAGGCAATAAAATGAGCGAGAAGGATGCTGAATTGAAGGAAAAGAGTGCAGATGCTTTAGCCAGAGAACAGCAGAGAACATCGTATTCGTCAGGTTATTCAAGTATGGTCTCCCCTCCTGCTAAGAGTTACGTAGCGAAGTCTGTTCTGCCATGCTCCCAGCTGCCACCACACACCTCATCGTCAGGGGATGTTCAGGTTTTACCACCATACAGTGAATCATCAGTGACATCCAGTCGTCCTGCTTCAACGACTTCATTTACAAGTCTCGACAGTAATGTGTCTGTACAGAATCCAGCCACTGGTAAGAAGCTTCAAACAGAAGAGGAATTCAGGGAGTTAGATCGCGACACAGAGCGCGATATTCTACGTCGAATATTCGCATGTCAGAGTCTGGAACTTTGTGATCCTAAAGCAATAGCTTCGCGGCCAAAAACGTTCACGTCCCCTGAGACCTCCCATCTGCATACGAAGCAAGAGATGGTTTCACCAAATCCAAAAcctaagaaaaagaaaaagttgaAGAAGCCTAAGGAAGGCCCGCCACCACCTGCCCCATTCATGCCCGGGCAGTACCCTTTACCAGCCGGTATCAGTGGTGAGGGAATGACATCCTCTGGTGACGAACCTGTCCATTCAAGTCtggcgtggcagccagcagcaGTTGTGAGCCCATCAAGTGCTGGACTCACTGACCTATCTCCTGGGTCAAAACTCCCTGGACAGATCAGTGAAACAAACACTGATAGAACTCCGGCTTGGCCTCTAAATCTTGATTCGAACCCTAGCACAACATCTTCAAATGGCAGCTCTGAGAATATCAGTCATAGTACAGGTTCAACTGTACAAGGACTGATTTCTCATTCCAATTCTAGTGCTAGTACGACATCATCTCATAGTGTTCACAAGGATCCACCAAATGTTATAAGTTACGAGCACTTAAAAAACTGCATGACGCCTGAGCAACTGATGTTATCTGCGTATTCAAAAGATTTCCACGCACGGATTCAAAAGCATTTGCTGCAAACCAGGGATGCGCGAATACCATCAGATGTTCAGGCGCATAAAACAAAAAACTCTACGCCATCTCCGAAGGAGGGGAAACCTACGTTCGGCGTTCAGGGAAGTTACGATCAGCTGAGTCAAACATCTCAGGAGAGTTCTAATTTACAAAATCCGTCAAAACATTCTATGCCTGGTCCTGATTTTAATCGGCAGTTCATGGAGTTTGTTGGCAAAGCTTCGCCATCGAATTCAAAAGGGAAAAGTGCCACAGGTGGAATACACTATGCCAGGAACTCACCGCATATTCCCAAAATATCTTCAGATAGTGTCGCACTGCATAGTCAGTCATCAGATTGTGGTGTACCGCATAGTCAGTCATCAGATGGTGTTGTACCGCGTAGTCACACATCGGATGGTGTTGTACCGCGTAGTCAGTCATCAGATGGTGTTGTACCGCGTAGTCACACATCGGATAGTGCCGCACCACATAGTCAGTCATTGGATAGTTTTACGACGAGTGGAATGAATACCAGTAGTGGTCAGGATTCACTGGACAAGTTGCTGGCCTTGTCTAATACTATTCCTATGGCACCCGCTGAAAGTGCCATAGCCAAGTTGGATCGGGTTATTTCATCGGTGGATGTTGGTGATGGACAGCAATCTAGTCATTTAAGTAGACTTGCCGACTTCAACGGTTCGTGCAATTCTTCAGAATCTGCTGGTCATTCTGGACAACGGACAGAGAGCCAAGGACTGCATTCTGGACAACGGACAGAGAGCCAAGGACTGGCCAATGTGCTGTGTCAGCCTTTAGTGAGTAATGTCTCCAGTCCGAAGGTGGAACAACAGGAGAATGGAATAGTGCAGCCTGTGTATCGGCCAAAAGTTGAATGTCCACCCAATCGGGTGTTAATTCCTCCGCTGCCGGAGGTGAAGGTGGAAAAACAAGATAGTGGGACTGTTGCCCCTTTGCCTCAGATGAAAATTGAATGTCCGCCCAATCAGGTGTTGATTCCACCACCGCCAGAAATGAACCGAACTCCTGATTTCAAAGACAGCGCTCCGCTCAATGAAAATAAACTCAAAGATCCTTATGCTTTTGATGAGTCGCCTCCGCCTGTGTCATACCCGACTCAGCAGACCCATTATGGCTACCCTACTGTCTTAGAGTCTCAACAAATGTCTGGCTCATATCCCAGGTCAAATACTCAACCGATGCCCGTTATGGATGGGGGTGCTGATGCCTACAGGATGTCAGGAGCATATCCTCCCAGTTCCAACACCCCTTTACCTCCACAGCCTCGAATGTCCGAGTCGGGATATGTCAATGCCTCCGGATCGTATCGTATGGAAATAAACACTGGTGGCAACAATGAACGCATGAATGTGAAACAGGAGGACCTACCACCACAAGCTCAGGTTGCCTTCGATAAGAACCTTGACCTGTTACGACGGTTAAAAACAAACACGCAGGAGACACCACACTGCAACTGTCGCAAAGAAG ATGATCTCAACAACAAGGAGAAATCTAAGTATCGTA ATTTCAATGAAAAGGACGAGGGTCCATTCTAtacccatcttggttcaggccGGTCTATCCCTGAGATCAGAGAAGAAATGGAGAGAAG GACTGGTTTCAAGGGAAATGCAATCAGGATCGAGAAAGTGCTCTACTCTGGGAAAGAAGGGAGGACAACTCAAGGCTGTCCTGTAGCCAAGTGG ATTATCCGACGATCCGGTCCAGAAGAGAAAGTGTTAGTGGTTGTGCGCCAACGAGCAGGACATTTCTGTGACGCGACCGTCATCATTATTGTTATCGTTGCTTGGGAAGGTGTGGTGAGGAATGTGGCAGACGACCTCTATAACCATCTCATACGGGTGCTACCCAATTATGGTCAGGAGACTGAGAGGCGATGTGGTGCTAACGAACA GAAAACGTGTGCATGCCAAGGGTTTGACCCATCCCTCGCTGGTGCTAGTTTCTCGTTCGGCTGCTCCTGGAGTATGTTCTTCAACGGATGTAAATTCTCACGGAGTCGATGCGCCAAGAAGTTCAAGCTGAAAGATGAAAGTGAAGAAGAGGAAATTGAACGTCGGTTCCAGAACTTGGCCACGGATATGGCTCCTGTTTATAGGACGTTCGCCCCACAATCTTACAGTAATCAG TGCTTTTATGAGGACGAGTCGAATGAATGTCGATTAGGATTGAAGCCTGGGCGGCCATTCTCTGGTGTGACGTCGTGTGTTGACTTCTGTGCCCACGCACACAAGGATCTCCACAACATGCAGAACGGATGCACAGTG GTTGTCACTTTGACCAAACATCGTGGCTTTGAGAAGCCAAAAGATGAGCAGCTCCATGTGCTTCCATTGTATGTCCTTGACCCGACGGATGAATCCGGCAGTTACGAAGGCCAGAACGAAAAGATAAGAAATGGATCACTGGAAGTCCTCACGAATTATTACACGATTACCAGAGTACGAGGAACACCCAAGAAaccgaaaaagaaaaacaagacTGGTTCTGCGAAGAAGGATGATTCGTCACCAAAAACGCCCAGAGGTCGCAAGCCCAAGAGTACGACTGATGTAAATAAGAGTGTGAGCGATCAGAATAATATGTACTTTGATAGTAAAACAGTGAAGGAGAAGAAACAAAAGAAGGAGAAGCTTGAATGGGATGAGGAACGAGCTGTTACACCCATGAGTGAGCCAGCATTACCATTCTGGCCGGGTCAAGGGATGCCGGGGATGCCTCTTATGCCTGTGCAGTCTCCCAATGGTATGATGTACCCGTATCCTCTCCCTTCAGGGTACATGCCACACCCAGCATTCCCCTTCCCCCCTCCGTTCATGGCGATGCATCCATGGATGGGAATGGGTGCGTATCCAGAGCAGGGATACCCACCGGGAAGGATGGACCAGTTCCagcagaaacagaagaagaaaccAGGTCCAAAAGGTCCGAGGAAGAAGAAGACTTCTGCCCCTGATGTTAAGCCTGGTCACACTCAAAGTGGAATGGATTCAAAACTGACGGTTACATCGGATGTGAAACCCAAGCCAGAACCAGTTGAACGATCTGGCTCCTTGAGTAGTTTACAAGAAGTCCTCGATAACGTCCACGAGTCTGTTCGGGAGTCGCTTTCACAAGGTCCCAATTCTCCGATCATTGGTGCTACTGTGAGAACAGACCCCAGTCTAGGAAGCATTCTCAATCTTAATACACCGGACTTTGCATCACGAACTGGTGGAGAGAAGGAACAATTCACAGATAATCTGCAATCAATCCTTGATGACGTCCATAAGTATGTCAAGGAATCGTTGTCACCTTCCCCCGGATCTCCACGCGGTATTCCTCCATCGTCTCATATCACCAATTCAGGTCAAAATACCCCATCCAAGCCTCAGGCTCTTGATTCATCCAGCACGGAGCAAGCAAGTCATGTGTTTCAAAACGGTGTGTCCCAGAATCCAGGATCTATAACTGGACAGGCCATTCATTCATCTCCGGGATTACAGATGAAATCACCTCCAGAGTCATCAGATTCACAGCATGTTTTCGTGCCCGAGGGGCTGAAACCTACAATGCCTCCGCCTAACTGTTCAGAGTCTCCTTATGCTGTGGAGGCATGTTCCTCACTCCGGCTATCTGAGAGTATCAATACACCGCCTCCATCACAGGGACCAATACGAACTGGTGAACACTTGCTGCCAAAGATCTCAAAGGAGAGTTTTCAACTTAACAGGTCAACAGAATTTACTGCCAATTTAGCAACACATCAACTGCCACAATTTCCAAAGGACAGTTTCAGTCGTGAAAATACCTCCGATTTACAAACAAACATTCGGATGAATACTTCTGGTCCTGAACAGTCTGTGCAAAACACCGCAAGCTCTCTTGAAAACTTACAATCAAATTCTGTGGAGGATTGTTTCAGGCATGAATGTTCCACACAAAACACTGAAAGAATAGCCGAAACTGCTTTCAAGACGGCACCAACTGTTAGACCTCTATCGTTACCTACCGAGTGCCGATCTGAGTTACAAAGATCTACAGAAGATTCAGGATCACAAAAAGAGCTTCTTACCGCAAAACAGGATAATTCGCGGAGTTCACCACTGAATGACAAGCTGTCTGACCCACTTCGACCCGGTCCCTCATTGCCAGGTGAACCTCGTCAAGAAGGCAATACATCAACTGGCGGTTCTCTGCAACAGGGGTATACCAACCAAGGAATAGATGTTGCAAATGGACAGCGTAGAAGTGCAGTGATGGGAAACTTTGAGTCTTGTGTTCAGTCGGTGCACTCACCAGTCTCAAACTCAAATGGACAGTTTCTACCTCATCATCAGTCTATGCATAACAAACCCCAGGCCACGTCTCGGGAGAATCTGTCGCAAAATCCATCATTACATAACACCGCAATAATGTCTGGTCAACCGTCCGCAATGATTCCATCGACCACTCAGTCCAGTTCAGCGGATATGTTTCAAAATTTGGACCATCTCCAAGAAATTCTGGATGGAGTACACAAATCGGTTAAGAAATCATTGATAGAGAGACCTATGTCTGCTTCTCCCAAGAATGTTAGTCCTGTGCCATCGCCACTTGTGAAAGAATATCCTCACCCTCCGATTGACATGGATCTAACTTCAGGTCGGACTTACCCAAGTTCAGGTATGGCTGGTCGGCCAGATGTGCACATGCCAATGAGCATGTCTGAGCCTCTCAACAGGCCTGGTCAACATGGCAATTCAGAACTTTCAAACTCTGCCGGGCCTCCTGATAAGTCTGGTCCTCTTCACATGTCTGGTCCAAATACATCCGGTCCAAACATATCCGGTCAGCGTGTGTTATCTGGTCCACCTGCACCTTACTTCAGCAGTATGGGAATGCCAAGACCGATTATGAGTTGTCCCAGTGGACCACCAGTGATGAAAAAGAATACGGCATCAAGCCAGAGAATGAGCAGTGTGGATCATTTGGATGATATATTAAGCAGTGTCCACGCTCAAGTGAAAGAGTTTGTTGAATCCAGTGAGAATGACATGCTCCAGTCAGACAGTGATGCTATGCAGGGACTTCATTTCCAGTCTGGTGCTATGCAGGCGAATCATAATAAGTCAACCTCTGCGCCCAGTTCCAGTTTCCATTCAGATAAAAATCAACCAAAACTAAATTCAAGTGCAATACAACCACAAACTGCCGATCACATGCATTTGAAATTGGAGCAAATGTCGAAATTTGTCAGCGGAAAAAGTAAACTTGATCCCGCGTTCAGTATCGACGCGTTGGCTTCTATGTTCACAAGTGACCCATTGAAAAACATTGAGAATTTCCGTAATGAAATGTTATCCGCAACTGGTTTGTCAGCTCAGCAGAGTCAAACATTACCCAGTTATCCAAATGAGCAACGTGGAAACTCTGGTTCTCAGTTTAAGGACGATCATTCGCCGAATTCGTTCATGTCTCGTCCGAATGTGCCGCATCCTCACCAGAATCAATGTGAGGATCCCTCGGGCCTTGTTGGAGGAGAGAACAGACAAAACAATATGCAGAAACATCTTCAGAAAAACTCACAGGATTATCCGTGCCAACCTGATGGTGCGAGTCTACCGTATCCCCGAGATGTTGAAAGGCTGCGCAGAGACAACGTTGGTGATCTAAGGAAACCTGTAGCTGTTCTTACTCAAGATGGCGCTGCTTTCCAAGCAAGGAGCCCCATCGCGCACCCTAATTCGCCATCACCTAGAACTCCTCCACACTCCGGGATAACACCAGTTATGGAGAGACCAAGATCTCGAGAACAATCGCCTGATTCTAGATTTACTGCCAACAGTTTCCAGATGGATCAGTTTCAAAAGTTTTCCCCATTAACTTCAAGTGTTGGTCCTCGGATTTCTGCTGACCCACAAGGCAGAATGCATAGTCCAGTTACGCAGTCTATAGGATCAGATTCAGGTCCCCAGCATGACCTCATGAACCAGTTTCATGATAAAATGCCAAATGCTGAAAACATTGACTTTTTTGCTCAGATGGCTCATACGACAAGCGGGTCTTCATTTCCGGGATCCATTCAACCGAAAATCCCTGTGCCGCATCGAGTAGCCAGCCCACTTGGTCAGAAACGGGACACAAACATCGAGAAAATGTTACCATTTGCCATGCCTAAATTACCAGCATCATTACTGTCACCTCTCATCCCAAGCAGTCCCAGTACTCCCAAACATAACGGGCAGGGTCCGACCAGTCCATTCACTCAAGGCCCTGAGCCACTAAGTCAGCCACAACGACGAATGGAGTCACCCATACCTATGGCTCATGCAAAGTCGCCTTCCCACGCACCACGATCTCAGCATAGCCCAGCTTTTGACGTGATACCAGGCCTCCAGAGCTACTCTACTCCATCACCGGCACATACGCCTAAACCAGCTTGGCAAGGCCCACCTGGAATTCCACAACCAAACATTGGTGAGGTGCATCCATCAATGCCCCGAAACCAAGGTGCAGATTGGCCTATGAACCTCTCTGCGGAGGCAATGGACCGGTCCAGACCTCATGATCAACACTCGAGAACAGCTAGTCACCCTAACACTCCTCTCACACCTCATGGGCGCCCTTGGCAGGAAGGTGGAGCTGATAAACCACTCGATCTCAGTGCTGAGCGTCCAATGCGACACGACTCGGTCACACTTTTTAATCCATTTGACGATTATCCGTCTCCCCGGCAAGCTCCAAACAAGGTTTCTTACGAGAGAACACCGGTCCTGGAGCAAGCTCACCACCAGGAGAAGGATTATGCTAATGTGCGCGACCTTCAGGCAAGAAACGATCCATCAGAGGAGGAAACACTTCTTCATCACCAAGTGCGGCGGAATGATACAGTATTTGTTAGGAATCCGTTTGATGTTGATATGCCATATCCACCCAACACGTCCTGTCCTCCCCTCAGTCCACATTCCAAACTGAACAGGCAGGAGAAGTTTGCGCAGTGTTCGAGTCAGGATGGGAAGGGTGATGCGCCCAAACAGGATCCTGAGTTTAATCTTCATCTTCTCTCGGAGGCTGTGGCAATGCGGGCAGACACACCGCAACCACATCTTATGCAACATGATGGTCAGGGCCTGCCACTCAATAAGGAACATTTCAACCATCCAGGCCAGTATCAGGCCAAACAAAGCAATATCAACTATTCTCAGGGGCAACATGGTAGTATGCCAATGGAACAAACTTTGTACCAACAACCCATGAGTAATAAATCATCTGTGAATTCAAAACCTGGCAGCCGCAATACCCTGCAGAGTGACTTCTTACCAATGCAGGAGCCTGATGGTTGTCAGCGCGATGTTCCTCTCGCAGAACCACCAAAACCGCCGCCAGATCGTGAATATATCTCGGACAATGAAGAAGTGTTCCATGATAAACAGTCAGGTGGTGTGGCGATTGCCTTGTCACATGGAGCTGTCCTATTCGAAGTGGCAAAGCGGGAACTCCATGCAACCACTGCATTGAAGAACCCTAATCGCTACAGTCCGACAAGGATTAGTATTGTTTTCTACCAACATAAAAACTTAAACAATCGGCAGCATGGCTGGGCTGAATGGGAGGCTAAGATGGAGGCCAAGATGGAGGGTCGCCGTAAGGAGGCTGAGGAACGGAGACAGGAGTTGATAGGTCAGGGAGAAGTCACGCCGGATAACAAGGGTGAGAAAGGCCAGAAACGTACCAATGATAAGGTGGAGGACAGTGAGGAGCAAGAAATTGAACCGTTTGTTCCACCAGTCTACCGCTACATGTGGGATACCAACGTGAAGCACGGGACGACGATGACCAATGATACTGTGGTGACCAAGTGGAAGAAACCGCAGTGTATCATTTCTGGTCCGTATCAGAAGTGGATTTGA